The following coding sequences lie in one Sphingopyxis macrogoltabida genomic window:
- a CDS encoding aldo/keto reductase: MKTKKLGDLEVGAQGLGCAGLTGFYGRPFDGEAATAAVTAALDSGVTFFDTSDSYGHATEFGFGCNEEFLGKALKGRRHEAVIGTKFGFLPSAGGIQNGAHLSERGVSAATVRADPAYIRSACEASLKRLGVDYIDLYFAHRLSPEVPVEETIGAMAGLIEEGKVGHIGLCGVSAHLLERAAAVHPIAALESEWSLWTRDIEHEVLAVARRHNIGVVTYAPLGRGFLTGQLKTFEDLPPDDLRRTFPRFQGDNFRKNLELVDHIHALANKKGCTAAQLALAWLDAKGPDVVPIPGGERPEFVLDNVGALAVDLSDEEIAAMDDVFPLGVASGARYANMSNVSDAVDIGKLETTRQ, translated from the coding sequence ATGAAGACGAAAAAGCTCGGCGACCTCGAAGTGGGTGCGCAAGGACTTGGCTGCGCTGGCCTTACAGGTTTTTACGGGAGGCCATTCGACGGCGAGGCCGCCACCGCCGCGGTCACCGCGGCTCTGGATAGCGGCGTTACCTTCTTCGACACGTCGGACAGCTACGGCCACGCGACCGAATTCGGGTTCGGTTGCAACGAGGAGTTTCTCGGGAAAGCCTTGAAGGGGCGTCGCCATGAGGCCGTGATCGGCACCAAGTTCGGATTCTTGCCCTCGGCCGGCGGCATTCAGAACGGTGCGCATCTCTCGGAGCGCGGGGTCTCGGCCGCCACCGTGCGAGCCGATCCTGCCTATATCCGTTCAGCTTGCGAAGCCTCACTGAAACGCCTCGGCGTCGACTATATCGATCTCTACTTTGCGCATCGCCTCTCACCCGAGGTCCCGGTCGAGGAGACGATCGGCGCGATGGCCGGTCTGATCGAGGAAGGCAAAGTCGGTCATATCGGCCTCTGCGGCGTATCCGCCCATCTGCTCGAGAGGGCGGCCGCGGTCCATCCGATTGCTGCGCTCGAAAGCGAATGGTCGCTCTGGACGCGCGATATCGAACATGAGGTTCTGGCCGTCGCGCGTCGGCACAATATCGGCGTCGTCACCTATGCGCCCCTCGGCCGGGGATTTCTCACAGGTCAGCTGAAAACGTTCGAGGATTTGCCGCCTGACGACCTGCGCCGGACCTTTCCACGTTTTCAGGGAGACAATTTCCGGAAAAACCTCGAGCTGGTCGATCATATTCACGCACTGGCAAATAAGAAGGGGTGTACGGCCGCCCAGTTGGCGCTCGCCTGGCTCGACGCGAAGGGGCCGGACGTCGTCCCGATCCCGGGCGGCGAACGGCCGGAGTTTGTTCTCGACAATGTCGGCGCCCTCGCTGTCGACCTGTCGGACGAGGAAATCGCGGCGATGGACGACGTCTTCCCCCTCGGCGTGGCGTCGGGCGCCCGTTATGCCAATATGTCCAACGTCAGTGATGCGGTCGATATCGGTAAGCTCGAAACCACCAGGCAGTGA
- a CDS encoding sugar phosphate isomerase/epimerase family protein has translation MTIGDATPIELIDAAAAGGFDAITLRIVAPSPQHAIQPVIGNEPLLRAIAEAVDATGVRIQDIGGIWLAPDTEVENFVPAFETGQRLGATNFMMGANDPDEMRATDNLARFCELARPFGIKAMVEFIPYNHTRSLVDACRMVAAVGSDAAGVVVDALHLDRSGALPADLATIDPALIGYCQICDAVAERPLLADLPVEARTGRLYPGQGALPLMALLDVIPDGIPIGVEAPTAAYADLSAVEKGRLCGLATHMFLEHYMQRGSQ, from the coding sequence ATGACGATTGGCGACGCGACGCCGATCGAGCTGATCGACGCCGCCGCTGCCGGTGGATTCGATGCGATTACGCTGCGTATCGTCGCGCCGTCGCCGCAGCACGCGATCCAACCCGTCATCGGCAACGAACCGCTGCTGCGTGCGATCGCGGAGGCGGTCGATGCCACGGGGGTCCGTATTCAGGATATCGGCGGAATCTGGCTGGCTCCAGATACGGAAGTCGAGAATTTCGTACCGGCGTTCGAAACCGGCCAGCGGCTTGGCGCGACGAATTTCATGATGGGGGCGAACGACCCAGACGAGATGCGCGCGACCGACAATCTGGCCCGTTTTTGTGAACTCGCCCGGCCGTTCGGCATCAAGGCCATGGTTGAATTCATCCCTTATAACCACACGCGTTCGCTCGTCGATGCCTGCAGGATGGTGGCTGCCGTCGGGAGCGACGCTGCCGGCGTCGTGGTCGATGCGCTGCATCTCGACCGGTCGGGTGCGCTCCCCGCCGACCTTGCCACGATCGATCCGGCGTTGATCGGTTATTGCCAGATCTGCGATGCTGTAGCCGAGCGTCCGCTCCTGGCCGACCTGCCGGTCGAAGCGCGGACGGGCCGTCTATATCCTGGCCAGGGCGCACTGCCGCTGATGGCGTTGCTCGATGTCATTCCGGACGGAATACCTATAGGCGTGGAAGCTCCGACCGCAGCCTATGCCGATTTGTCGGCGGTGGAGAAGGGGCGGCTCTGCGGACTCGCGACGCACATGTTTCTCGAGCACTATATGCAGCGGGGCAGCCAGTGA
- a CDS encoding enoyl-CoA hydratase/isomerase family protein — MTSSPTYKTISIEKEGAIDWLTLDRPDRLNTINPAMCADLLDYFGNLQWDHSVRLVILQGRGRAFCAGYDLDEADAVSGARGTVHGLAAQRQVSEVFIRMRRCPQPILCLAHGAAVGGGFGLVLASDIRIVADNVRMNVAMANVGLTGCDVGISYFLPRAVGQSVASELMMTGRMIGATRALSIGLVSEIAEPETLRSAGEKMAGEMLRLSPLGLRMTKEGVRMGIDAPSLEAAVLMEDRGQILCADAGLMREGIAAFREKREPEYPDGE, encoded by the coding sequence GTGACATCCAGTCCAACCTACAAGACGATCTCGATCGAGAAAGAGGGCGCCATCGACTGGCTCACTCTCGATCGGCCCGATCGTCTGAACACGATCAACCCGGCGATGTGTGCGGATCTCCTCGACTATTTCGGCAATCTGCAATGGGATCATTCGGTCCGGCTCGTCATCCTTCAGGGACGGGGCCGCGCCTTTTGTGCCGGCTACGACCTTGACGAGGCCGATGCCGTCAGCGGAGCACGGGGAACCGTTCACGGCCTTGCTGCACAGCGGCAGGTGAGCGAGGTGTTCATTCGCATGCGGCGCTGTCCGCAGCCGATCCTGTGCCTCGCGCATGGCGCCGCTGTCGGTGGCGGTTTCGGCCTGGTGCTCGCCAGCGACATTAGGATCGTCGCCGACAACGTCCGGATGAATGTCGCTATGGCCAACGTTGGCCTGACGGGCTGCGATGTCGGAATAAGCTATTTCCTGCCGCGCGCTGTCGGTCAGTCGGTGGCTTCGGAATTGATGATGACGGGTCGAATGATCGGTGCGACCCGCGCGCTGTCGATCGGCTTGGTGTCGGAAATTGCAGAGCCCGAAACGTTACGTTCAGCCGGCGAAAAGATGGCGGGGGAAATGTTGCGTCTATCGCCGCTGGGCTTGCGGATGACGAAAGAAGGTGTGCGCATGGGCATCGACGCGCCGAGCCTGGAAGCGGCGGTTCTCATGGAAGATCGCGGCCAGATCCTTTGCGCCGACGCAGGTTTGATGCGCGAAGGAATCGCCGCGTTTCGGGAGAAGCGCGAACCCGAATACCCGGATGGGGAATAG
- a CDS encoding NADPH-dependent 2,4-dienoyl-CoA reductase, with amino-acid sequence MTAFPGSDLNGKGRKFPRLFTPLMLPGLTLPNRVVMGSMHTGFESRADGMECLAAFYVERVRGGVGLIVTGGFSPNDEGELRGHRAQMSCEDDATRHRIVTDAVHDAGGHILLQLLHSGRYGLHSRIVAPSPVKSPIGREVPRELSGNEIEQTIEDFVKAARLARYAGYDGVEIMGCEGYLINQFLAVCTNLRTDDWGGDLENRMRFAVEIVRRTRRELGEHFIISYRHTALDLVEGGLTGDEIVTVAKAIEAAGATLLNTGFGWHEARIPTIAQPVPRGGFAWAVKQLTAALDIPVIASNRINTPEAAEAILERGEADAVAMARAMLADPAFAAKAREGRSGAINICIACNQACLDHYLRDDIANCLVNPRAGRETSLLYRPVDRPKRIAVVGGGPAGLSCASVAAERGHDVVLFEQNSELGGQFNFAKHIPGKREFGDSIAYYADRLARAGAELRLNCEAQAAELEGFDEVVMATGIEPRWPDIAGIEEGHVIGYADLLSGKAEPGERIAIIGAGGIGVDVALYLTGRQSRSTLDPIAFREAWGVSDDPQISGGLASGGPVHHAQRHNITILKRSTTPFGSNLGRSTGWALRAELRRSGVAVIGGVEYRAITKKGVVIAIDGAERLVPADTIVICAGQTSCRPFEIDGPRTHWIGGARVAGELDAERAILEGAELAARL; translated from the coding sequence ATGACTGCATTCCCGGGCTCCGACCTGAACGGGAAGGGGCGTAAATTTCCTCGCCTCTTCACGCCGCTTATGCTCCCGGGGCTAACGTTGCCCAATCGCGTTGTGATGGGGTCGATGCATACGGGCTTCGAGTCGAGGGCCGACGGGATGGAATGTCTGGCTGCATTCTATGTCGAACGCGTACGCGGCGGGGTGGGTCTGATCGTGACGGGAGGATTTTCGCCCAACGACGAAGGCGAATTGCGCGGGCATCGCGCTCAGATGAGTTGCGAAGATGACGCAACCCGGCACCGCATCGTGACCGATGCCGTTCACGATGCTGGTGGCCATATCCTTCTCCAGCTCCTGCACTCGGGTCGATATGGCCTACACTCGCGCATCGTCGCGCCATCTCCTGTGAAATCGCCTATCGGACGCGAGGTACCACGCGAGCTTTCCGGTAACGAAATCGAACAGACGATCGAAGACTTCGTCAAGGCGGCGCGGCTCGCCCGTTATGCCGGCTATGACGGCGTCGAAATCATGGGTTGCGAAGGCTATCTCATCAATCAGTTCCTCGCGGTCTGTACCAACTTGCGCACCGACGACTGGGGCGGCGACCTCGAAAACAGGATGCGATTTGCGGTAGAGATTGTTCGCCGGACACGGCGCGAACTCGGCGAGCATTTCATCATTTCCTATCGGCATACAGCGCTCGACCTTGTCGAAGGGGGGCTGACCGGCGACGAGATTGTGACCGTTGCAAAAGCAATAGAAGCAGCGGGGGCAACGCTTCTCAATACGGGCTTCGGCTGGCACGAGGCCCGGATCCCGACCATCGCCCAGCCAGTCCCTCGCGGAGGTTTCGCTTGGGCCGTGAAACAGCTGACCGCTGCGCTCGACATTCCTGTCATCGCGTCAAACCGGATCAACACGCCCGAGGCCGCCGAGGCCATCCTCGAACGCGGCGAGGCCGACGCCGTCGCGATGGCGCGCGCGATGCTGGCCGATCCTGCCTTCGCCGCAAAGGCCAGGGAAGGCCGGTCCGGCGCGATCAATATCTGCATCGCCTGCAACCAGGCGTGCCTCGATCATTATCTGCGCGACGATATCGCAAATTGCCTCGTCAATCCGCGGGCGGGACGCGAAACGTCGCTCCTCTATCGGCCCGTCGACCGGCCCAAGCGTATCGCCGTGGTTGGCGGCGGACCCGCCGGTCTGTCATGCGCGTCCGTCGCGGCCGAACGCGGCCACGATGTCGTCCTGTTCGAACAGAACTCGGAACTGGGCGGGCAGTTCAACTTCGCCAAACATATCCCGGGAAAGCGCGAATTTGGTGATTCCATCGCCTATTATGCCGATCGCTTGGCGCGTGCTGGTGCTGAGCTCAGGCTGAATTGCGAAGCGCAGGCTGCGGAGCTGGAGGGATTTGACGAGGTGGTCATGGCTACTGGTATCGAACCCAGATGGCCCGACATTGCGGGCATCGAGGAGGGACATGTGATTGGTTACGCCGACCTCCTGTCCGGAAAGGCGGAGCCCGGCGAGAGAATCGCCATCATTGGCGCGGGGGGCATCGGAGTCGATGTCGCGCTTTATCTAACGGGTCGGCAGAGCCGTTCGACACTCGATCCGATTGCTTTTCGCGAGGCTTGGGGAGTCAGCGACGATCCGCAGATCAGTGGAGGACTCGCGTCGGGCGGCCCGGTTCATCATGCGCAGCGGCACAATATCACAATTCTCAAGCGGTCCACGACACCCTTTGGCAGCAATCTCGGGCGCAGCACGGGATGGGCGTTGCGGGCAGAGTTGCGACGCAGCGGCGTGGCGGTCATTGGCGGCGTCGAATATCGTGCGATCACCAAGAAGGGAGTCGTGATCGCCATCGATGGGGCGGAGCGACTGGTTCCTGCCGATACTATCGTTATTTGCGCCGGGCAGACATCTTGCCGACCCTTTGAGATCGACGGCCCGAGAACGCATTGGATCGGCGGCGCGCGCGTTGCCGGAGAATTGGATGCTGAACGCGCAATTCTTGAAGGCGCCGAACTGGCAGCGCGGCTTTAA